The proteins below come from a single Candidatus Planktophila dulcis genomic window:
- the mltG gene encoding endolytic transglycosylase MltG gives MKIWNKSPLFRIGTALAVVAALTFSLHLVRVPGTSAPDFACGNSSGTRVNIKIDAGESGSSIAQSLAAAGVVKSAQAYFRVAVGDTRSQKVAPGNHSIDVGICATQALEQLLDSARITGLINIFEGAWLSEIIPQFYTAKMSVADVASAIRNVSKPKGFTTLEGLLFPAQYSFEDGTLATPAMQSMVNRAELEMRKAGFYTSREKFTPQQFLIIASLIQAEGDTKDFAKISQVIRNRLTKGMPLQFDSTVHYVKKTRGSVFLSTQSTLINSAYNTYKRYGLPPGPINNPGADALLASVNPVAGDWLYFITVAPSDTRFTSDINQFNKWKIEYKKNLRAGKFRSNK, from the coding sequence GTGAAAATCTGGAATAAGTCTCCTCTCTTTAGAATTGGGACGGCGCTAGCTGTAGTAGCAGCTCTCACATTCTCATTGCACCTGGTGCGAGTTCCTGGAACATCGGCTCCAGATTTCGCCTGTGGCAATTCCTCTGGCACTAGAGTCAATATCAAAATCGATGCGGGGGAGTCTGGCTCATCTATCGCGCAATCTCTTGCTGCGGCAGGGGTAGTTAAATCAGCGCAGGCTTACTTCAGAGTTGCTGTGGGAGATACGCGTTCGCAGAAAGTTGCCCCAGGTAATCACAGTATTGATGTTGGTATTTGCGCAACGCAGGCTCTAGAGCAACTACTCGACTCCGCTCGTATCACTGGATTGATCAATATCTTCGAAGGAGCTTGGCTCTCAGAAATCATTCCACAGTTCTACACAGCAAAGATGTCGGTGGCAGATGTCGCAAGCGCGATCCGTAACGTCTCTAAGCCTAAAGGTTTCACAACCCTAGAAGGACTTCTCTTTCCCGCCCAATACAGTTTTGAGGATGGAACCCTTGCAACGCCAGCTATGCAAAGTATGGTCAATCGAGCAGAGCTTGAGATGCGCAAGGCTGGTTTCTATACCTCTAGGGAGAAGTTCACACCACAGCAATTCCTGATTATTGCCTCACTGATCCAAGCAGAAGGTGATACGAAAGACTTTGCAAAGATTTCTCAAGTGATTCGGAATCGCCTCACTAAAGGCATGCCGTTGCAATTTGATTCGACAGTTCATTACGTGAAGAAAACTCGTGGAAGCGTCTTTCTCAGTACTCAATCCACGCTCATCAACTCCGCATACAACACCTATAAGCGATATGGATTGCCTCCAGGGCCAATCAATAACCCTGGCGCAGATGCTCTACTAGCTTCAGTTAACCCAGTTGCTGGAGATTGGCTATATTTCATTACTGTGGCACCGTCTGATACTCGCTTCACGAGCGATATCAATCAATTCAATAAATGGAAAATTGAATATAAGAAGAACTTGCGGGCCGGAAAGTTTAGGAGCAATAAGTGA
- the ruvX gene encoding Holliday junction resolvase RuvX — MERGRRIAFDYGDVRTGVALCDPDGILSSPLCVLESKAKNFLEQIASLLLEHEPIRIFVGMPMNMSGSKGESADKAERFVQSLKSVTPLPIVLVDERLSTVSAQKKLKEAGVSTRDSKALIDAMAAVAILEQGLLSENLE; from the coding sequence ATGGAGCGAGGACGGCGCATCGCATTTGATTACGGCGATGTTCGCACCGGTGTTGCGCTCTGTGACCCCGATGGGATTCTCTCTTCTCCATTATGTGTACTAGAGAGCAAGGCTAAGAATTTCCTTGAGCAGATTGCATCCCTTCTTCTTGAGCATGAACCCATTCGCATATTCGTGGGAATGCCGATGAATATGTCGGGATCAAAGGGTGAGAGTGCCGATAAAGCTGAGAGATTTGTTCAATCGCTCAAGTCAGTGACACCTCTTCCCATTGTCTTAGTAGATGAGCGTCTTTCCACAGTGAGTGCGCAGAAGAAGCTTAAAGAGGCAGGTGTATCGACTCGTGATTCCAAAGCCCTGATTGATGCAATGGCTGCAGTGGCAATTCTGGAACAAGGACTGCTCAGTGAAAATCTGGAATAA
- the alaS gene encoding alanine--tRNA ligase, which translates to MESAEIRSRWLRFFESENRQGLKHTVVPSASLIADDPNLLLVNAGMVPFKPFFLGEVTAPYKRATSVQKCVRTLDIDEVGKTTRHASFFQMCGNFSFGDYFKEGAIALAWELLTRPINDGGYGFPEERLWVTVYLDDDEAADIWHKKIGIPRERIQRRDMADNFWSMGVPGPCGPCSEIYYDRGPEYGIEGGPIADENRYMEVWNLVFMQNERGAGGGKDGYPILGELPAKSIDTGLGLERTAALLQGVENIYEIDTTMQILTKASALSGVKYAKDQGTDVALRVVADHARTSAMLIGDGVTPGNEGRGYVLRRMMRRTIRNMRLMGVNDPIMSELTIAAIGAMGPQYPELITDKKRILAVSVAEEESFLQTLKAGTQIFDMASTQLKASKKSVLPGDEVFKLHDTYGFPFDLTLEMAREEGLEVDEDGFRRLMNEQRDRAKADAEAKKSGHTDLSEYKKIADSKGASTFVGYTHNETESTINGILVDGISVASAKAGDDVEIVLDRTPFYAEGGGQLADGGRITLASGAVVEIEDVQTPVNGLSVHRGRVISGEVTTGSKSLAAIDLERRHAISRAHTATHMVHKAFREILGETATQAGSENSPGRFRFDFPSTGAVPDSVLNEVESRVNTLLLDNLAVTAETMTQDAAKKIGAMALFGEKYGDQVRVVSVGDWARELCGGTHVERSGQLGVVKLLSESSVGAGVRRVEALVGVDAYKFLAREHILLNSLTEIIKGARTEELPERISDLLAKIKDIEKELAGVRSAQAMGQIGALADTAQVLNGTTTVTAILPDGITGDDLRKIALDLKARVPQSAVALISSNEGKPVLVVAVSDAAKVAGLKAGALVKIGSTILGGGGGGKDDFAQGGGTDSSKSQAALNAITDSISGK; encoded by the coding sequence GTGGAATCCGCCGAGATCCGTTCGCGCTGGCTGCGCTTCTTTGAAAGTGAGAACCGTCAAGGTCTTAAGCACACCGTAGTTCCTTCTGCCTCTCTGATCGCAGATGACCCGAATCTACTTTTAGTCAACGCTGGCATGGTTCCTTTCAAACCATTCTTTCTCGGTGAGGTAACAGCTCCCTATAAACGTGCTACATCCGTGCAGAAGTGTGTGCGAACTCTGGATATTGATGAAGTGGGTAAGACCACGCGCCACGCATCGTTCTTTCAGATGTGTGGAAACTTTTCGTTCGGTGATTACTTCAAAGAGGGAGCGATCGCTTTAGCCTGGGAACTCTTAACGCGCCCTATCAATGATGGTGGCTACGGTTTTCCAGAAGAGCGTTTATGGGTAACGGTCTATCTCGATGATGACGAAGCTGCGGATATTTGGCATAAGAAGATTGGTATCCCGCGTGAGCGTATTCAACGTCGCGATATGGCAGATAACTTCTGGTCTATGGGTGTTCCGGGTCCATGTGGTCCTTGCTCTGAAATTTATTACGACCGTGGTCCTGAATATGGAATCGAAGGTGGACCGATTGCGGATGAAAACCGCTACATGGAAGTGTGGAATCTTGTTTTCATGCAGAACGAGCGAGGCGCAGGTGGCGGAAAAGATGGTTACCCAATCCTTGGAGAACTTCCAGCAAAGAGCATTGACACTGGTTTAGGACTAGAGCGCACAGCTGCGTTACTGCAAGGTGTTGAAAATATCTATGAGATTGATACGACGATGCAGATTCTCACAAAAGCATCTGCACTATCTGGCGTTAAGTATGCAAAAGATCAAGGCACTGATGTCGCTCTACGAGTTGTGGCAGATCATGCCCGCACATCAGCGATGTTGATTGGAGATGGCGTCACACCTGGAAATGAGGGACGTGGATATGTCCTGCGTCGCATGATGCGCCGAACCATTCGCAATATGCGCTTGATGGGTGTTAATGATCCGATCATGTCTGAGCTCACCATTGCTGCAATTGGTGCGATGGGTCCTCAATATCCAGAGCTGATCACAGATAAGAAACGCATCTTGGCCGTATCTGTTGCAGAAGAAGAGTCATTCCTGCAGACGCTGAAGGCTGGAACACAGATTTTTGATATGGCATCAACGCAACTTAAGGCGAGCAAGAAGAGCGTTCTTCCTGGCGATGAAGTATTCAAGCTTCATGACACCTATGGTTTCCCATTTGATCTGACTCTTGAGATGGCACGTGAAGAGGGTCTTGAAGTTGATGAAGATGGCTTCCGTAGATTGATGAATGAACAGCGTGATCGCGCAAAGGCTGATGCAGAGGCAAAGAAGAGTGGACATACAGATTTATCTGAATACAAGAAGATCGCAGACTCTAAGGGCGCGTCGACCTTCGTTGGCTATACCCACAATGAGACTGAGTCGACTATCAATGGAATTTTAGTTGACGGTATTAGCGTTGCATCAGCGAAAGCTGGAGATGATGTTGAAATTGTCTTAGATCGCACTCCTTTCTATGCAGAAGGTGGTGGACAGCTTGCAGACGGCGGCCGCATCACACTTGCTAGTGGTGCGGTAGTTGAAATTGAAGATGTGCAGACTCCAGTTAATGGTCTCTCAGTCCATCGCGGTCGCGTGATTTCAGGTGAGGTTACTACTGGTTCCAAATCCCTTGCTGCTATCGATCTTGAACGCCGCCACGCAATATCGCGTGCTCACACAGCCACTCACATGGTGCATAAAGCCTTCCGTGAAATTCTTGGAGAGACTGCAACTCAAGCAGGTTCTGAGAATTCACCAGGTCGATTCCGTTTTGATTTCCCATCAACGGGTGCGGTCCCAGATTCAGTTCTGAATGAAGTTGAATCTCGCGTAAACACACTTCTTCTTGACAACCTCGCTGTAACTGCAGAGACGATGACTCAGGATGCAGCCAAAAAGATTGGTGCGATGGCTCTCTTTGGTGAGAAATATGGCGATCAAGTACGCGTAGTAAGTGTTGGTGATTGGGCCCGTGAATTATGTGGTGGTACCCACGTTGAACGCTCTGGCCAACTCGGTGTTGTGAAGCTCCTGAGTGAGTCTTCTGTGGGAGCAGGTGTTCGTCGAGTCGAAGCGTTGGTAGGAGTGGACGCATATAAATTCCTAGCCCGCGAACATATTCTCTTGAACTCACTAACTGAAATCATTAAGGGTGCGCGCACAGAAGAGTTGCCTGAGCGAATCTCGGATCTTCTTGCAAAGATCAAGGATATTGAGAAGGAGCTTGCAGGAGTTCGATCAGCTCAAGCTATGGGTCAAATTGGTGCGTTGGCAGATACTGCGCAGGTTCTCAATGGCACAACTACCGTAACAGCGATTCTCCCTGATGGAATTACTGGAGATGATCTTCGCAAGATTGCACTCGACTTGAAAGCCCGTGTTCCACAATCTGCTGTTGCTTTGATTAGTTCAAATGAGGGGAAACCGGTCCTCGTTGTTGCTGTGAGCGATGCAGCAAAGGTTGCTGGATTAAAGGCTGGCGCCCTCGTAAAGATCGGTTCGACGATTCTTGGCGGCGGTGGCGGAGGGAAAGATGATTTCGCCCAAGGTGGCGGAACAGATTCTTCAAAATCACAAGCAGCGCTCAACGCTATCACTGATTCAATCTCTGGAAAGTAA
- a CDS encoding DUF948 domain-containing protein: MGPGGIATIIAAVSLLVIAIALAYTVFRVSRFIDEAKTSLKAFTDDTTPLLNESTRTLELINGPLESIAKITKNVEEVTSKVTGATTGFMESPTGRVAGALLGAATLSKGRKSKKKSD; this comes from the coding sequence ATGGGTCCAGGCGGAATTGCAACGATTATTGCGGCGGTATCACTGCTCGTAATCGCTATTGCCCTTGCATACACAGTCTTCCGTGTCAGTAGATTTATCGACGAGGCAAAGACCTCTCTCAAGGCATTTACTGATGACACTACTCCGCTACTCAATGAATCAACGCGCACCCTTGAACTTATCAACGGTCCTCTTGAGAGCATTGCAAAGATTACGAAGAACGTTGAAGAAGTAACGTCCAAGGTAACCGGAGCAACAACCGGTTTTATGGAGAGTCCAACTGGACGTGTTGCAGGTGCACTTCTTGGCGCTGCAACTCTCAGTAAAGGCCGCAAGTCGAAGAAAAAATCTGACTAG
- the aspS gene encoding aspartate--tRNA ligase, producing the protein MLRNHDAGSLRASHAGQTVTLAGWVARRRDHGGVAFIDLRDATGSVQVVIRDEKMAGQLRAEWCLQITGEVALRPAGNENSNLPTGAIEVMGDDVVVLSESAPLPFPVDSGSESEISEEVRLRYRYLDLRREGPAANLRLRSKVTSTIRNVMESLEFLEIETPYLTRSTPEGARDFLVPVRLQPGSWYALPQSPQLFKQLLMVAGMERYYQIARCFRDEDFRADRQPEFTQLDIEMSFIDQADILAVAEKILVKVWKEAVGFDIPTPIKHMTYADAMDRYGSDKPDLRFAYELTEVTDFFKSTPFRVFQAPYVGAVVMPGGADSPRRELDAWQDWAKARGAKGIAYILVNADGTLGGPVSKNISEDEQAGIAALVGAKPGDAIFFAAGERASSQQLLGAARLEIGKRCNLINEGAWEFVWVVDAPMFEPTDNGGWTAVHHPFTGPKPEFAKTFKSDPTNALAYAYDIVLNGTELGGGSIRIHDRNIQKDVFTVIGLSDEEAQSKFGFLLEAFNYGPPPHGGIALGLDRVCALLTGSDSIREVIAFPKTASGGDPLTGAPTPITPAQRKEAAIDWTPPKE; encoded by the coding sequence ATGTTAAGAAACCACGACGCAGGTTCCCTGCGGGCTTCACATGCAGGTCAAACCGTCACTCTGGCTGGCTGGGTAGCACGTCGCCGCGATCATGGTGGAGTTGCCTTTATCGATCTGCGTGATGCGACAGGTTCTGTGCAGGTAGTAATTCGTGATGAAAAGATGGCCGGACAACTGCGCGCCGAGTGGTGTTTGCAGATCACAGGAGAAGTAGCGCTACGTCCTGCAGGTAATGAAAACTCGAATCTTCCAACCGGTGCCATTGAAGTAATGGGTGATGACGTCGTTGTATTGAGTGAATCTGCGCCACTTCCTTTCCCGGTTGATTCAGGGAGCGAATCTGAGATTTCTGAAGAAGTTCGTCTTCGTTATCGCTATTTGGATCTGCGCCGTGAAGGACCAGCAGCAAACTTGCGCCTGCGTTCGAAGGTGACATCAACGATTCGCAATGTGATGGAAAGCCTTGAATTTCTTGAGATTGAAACACCGTATCTGACTCGTTCAACACCAGAAGGAGCACGTGACTTCTTAGTTCCGGTGCGCCTGCAACCAGGTAGTTGGTATGCACTTCCTCAATCACCACAGCTCTTTAAGCAGCTTCTGATGGTTGCCGGCATGGAGCGTTACTACCAGATTGCTCGATGCTTCCGTGATGAAGATTTCCGTGCTGATCGCCAACCTGAGTTCACTCAGCTCGATATTGAAATGTCATTTATCGATCAGGCCGATATCTTGGCTGTTGCTGAAAAGATTTTGGTGAAAGTTTGGAAAGAGGCTGTTGGATTCGACATCCCAACACCGATTAAACACATGACCTATGCCGATGCTATGGATCGTTACGGTTCTGATAAGCCAGATCTTCGTTTCGCATATGAACTCACTGAAGTAACTGATTTCTTTAAGTCAACACCTTTCCGTGTATTCCAAGCACCATATGTAGGCGCAGTTGTTATGCCTGGGGGAGCTGACTCTCCTCGCCGCGAACTCGATGCGTGGCAGGACTGGGCAAAGGCACGTGGTGCAAAGGGAATTGCATACATTCTTGTGAATGCTGATGGCACTCTCGGTGGTCCAGTATCAAAGAACATTTCAGAAGATGAACAAGCCGGTATTGCAGCACTGGTTGGTGCAAAGCCTGGGGATGCAATCTTCTTTGCAGCAGGTGAGCGCGCATCTTCTCAGCAACTACTTGGAGCGGCTCGTCTTGAAATTGGAAAGCGTTGCAACCTCATTAATGAGGGCGCCTGGGAATTTGTCTGGGTAGTCGATGCACCGATGTTTGAACCAACCGATAACGGTGGATGGACTGCTGTGCACCATCCATTTACAGGTCCTAAGCCAGAGTTTGCAAAGACCTTTAAGTCAGATCCTACTAACGCTCTTGCCTATGCATATGACATTGTTTTGAATGGAACCGAGCTCGGTGGTGGTTCGATTCGTATCCATGATCGCAATATTCAAAAAGATGTCTTCACTGTTATTGGTCTCTCTGATGAGGAAGCACAGAGCAAGTTCGGTTTCCTTCTCGAGGCATTTAATTACGGTCCACCTCCACACGGTGGAATTGCACTTGGCTTAGACCGCGTATGCGCACTATTGACCGGGTCTGATTCAATCCGTGAAGTCATCGCATTCCCTAAGACTGCAAGCGGTGGCGATCCTTTGACGGGTGCACCAACTCCGATTACACCTGCGCAACGAAAGGAAGCTGCCATCGATTGGACTCCTCCCAAGGAGTAA
- the hisS gene encoding histidine--tRNA ligase, producing the protein MKFEKIQAPKGVREYLPPESQSFEWVREQLIAPAKDAGYQLMELPVFEDTNLFSRGVGESTDVVSKEMYTFEDRGGRSITLRPEGTAGVMRAVIEANLDRGQLPVKVWYSGQFFRAERPQAGRYRQFYQVGIEAIGIDDPALDAEVIAIADRGFKNLGLKNYRLEITSLGDAQSRAAHRVDLMKFIDGLALDDATKERAAINPLRLFDDKRPEMQEAMVKAPILLDYLSPESAANFAAVQKYLTAMGIAFTINPRMVRGLDYYTGTTFEFIHPDLGAQSGIGGGGRYDGLMETLGGQSLSGIGFGLGVDRALLAAIAESTVPSQEFTSDLFIIPLGDDAKEQALVIAQSLRSSGIRTEIAFGDRALKGAMKAADKSGARYVIVLGESELMERTVELKKMSDGVTSSVKIDQLQNELLRALSL; encoded by the coding sequence ATGAAGTTCGAGAAGATCCAAGCGCCTAAAGGTGTGCGCGAATATCTGCCTCCGGAATCCCAATCATTCGAATGGGTCCGTGAGCAGTTGATAGCACCTGCCAAAGATGCGGGATATCAGTTGATGGAACTTCCCGTCTTTGAAGATACCAATCTCTTTAGTCGCGGTGTTGGTGAATCAACAGATGTGGTTTCCAAGGAGATGTATACATTTGAAGATCGAGGCGGTCGCTCAATTACTCTGCGACCCGAAGGAACTGCTGGCGTGATGCGTGCTGTGATTGAGGCAAACCTTGATCGTGGACAACTTCCGGTGAAGGTTTGGTATTCAGGACAATTCTTCCGTGCAGAGCGCCCACAAGCTGGGCGTTATCGTCAGTTCTACCAAGTGGGAATCGAAGCTATCGGCATTGATGATCCAGCTCTCGATGCTGAAGTAATCGCTATTGCAGATCGTGGCTTTAAGAATCTAGGACTTAAGAACTACCGACTAGAGATTACATCGCTAGGGGATGCGCAATCACGCGCTGCTCATCGTGTAGATCTCATGAAATTTATTGATGGACTGGCACTCGATGATGCAACGAAGGAACGAGCAGCGATTAATCCACTGCGCCTCTTTGATGATAAGCGTCCTGAGATGCAAGAGGCGATGGTGAAGGCGCCCATTCTGCTTGACTATTTATCTCCTGAATCTGCTGCAAACTTTGCTGCCGTCCAGAAGTATCTGACTGCAATGGGTATCGCATTCACGATCAATCCACGCATGGTGCGCGGTTTGGATTACTACACCGGAACAACATTTGAATTCATTCATCCCGACCTCGGTGCGCAAAGTGGCATTGGTGGTGGCGGTCGCTATGACGGCTTGATGGAGACGCTCGGGGGTCAATCTCTTTCAGGAATTGGTTTTGGACTAGGTGTGGATCGCGCGCTTCTTGCAGCGATTGCAGAATCAACTGTCCCATCGCAAGAGTTCACATCCGATCTCTTCATCATTCCACTGGGAGATGATGCGAAGGAGCAGGCTCTCGTCATTGCCCAGAGTCTGCGAAGTTCTGGAATTCGTACTGAAATCGCCTTTGGAGATAGAGCCCTCAAGGGAGCTATGAAGGCGGCTGATAAGTCGGGTGCGCGCTATGTCATAGTCCTTGGTGAATCCGAACTCATGGAACGAACTGTTGAACTCAAGAAGATGTCAGATGGGGTTACTTCCTCGGTTAAGATTGACCAATTACAGAATGAATTGTTGCGAGCTCTCTCGCTCTAG
- a CDS encoding MBL fold metallo-hydrolase: protein MLVRSFPAPMFATNCWVIAPSEGSECVIVDPGMPDISRDIEMIIEEHKLKPVAALLTHGHLDHTFSITPLADGYDIHAYIHSEDRRFIADPAGIHGEKFISQLQAMTFVEPKKVSELKNGSTLELLGMRITAIHAPGHTRGSLMFTINDEILVSGDVLFAGSIGRTDLPTGSSKEMINTLKTKVLTLSDDLRVLTGHGPETTIKFERKNNPYLKELTS, encoded by the coding sequence ATGCTTGTCCGTTCCTTTCCGGCCCCTATGTTTGCAACCAACTGCTGGGTCATCGCTCCTTCTGAAGGTTCAGAGTGCGTCATCGTTGACCCCGGCATGCCTGACATTTCACGCGATATCGAGATGATCATTGAAGAACATAAGCTCAAACCAGTAGCAGCACTTCTCACACATGGGCATCTCGACCACACATTTTCTATCACTCCACTTGCTGATGGCTATGACATCCATGCATATATTCATTCTGAAGATCGACGTTTCATCGCAGACCCTGCAGGAATTCACGGTGAGAAATTCATCTCTCAACTTCAAGCGATGACATTTGTAGAACCTAAAAAAGTGAGTGAACTCAAGAATGGGTCAACGCTTGAATTGCTTGGAATGAGGATCACCGCCATCCATGCTCCAGGACACACCCGAGGATCGCTGATGTTCACCATCAATGACGAAATTCTCGTTAGTGGTGATGTTCTCTTTGCAGGCTCAATAGGTCGCACAGATCTGCCGACAGGTAGCTCAAAAGAGATGATTAATACCCTCAAAACCAAAGTTCTTACTCTTTCTGATGATTTACGAGTGCTCACAGGACATGGACCAGAGACCACGATTAAATTCGAGCGAAAAAACAACCCTTATCTGAAAGAATTGACCTCATGA
- a CDS encoding DUF349 domain-containing protein, with protein sequence MTDINPTALAQTHSTPSAASALVGDPSKFGRVGEDGTVFVRTSDGEKPVGSYPGKTAEEALAYFVRKFEALASEVALTAARITSGAMVPQDAYEAVKKLRQQVRELNGVGDLDALAASVEQIEPLIEGHREAYEAKKAAEAVAKAARREQILVEKEKIVVEAESLALSENWKVTGDRLKALLDEWKAAPRLDKKSDADFWKRFSASRNKFDKRRRTHFAQLEATAGKVSEAKNAIIAEAEKLATSTDWVATARRYKALMDQWKVAGRGKKSDDAKLWARFKAAQDQFFTAKNADLEKREVSMSANLIKREELIVQIEALIPFTDVKQAKNAFRELMNTWTKIGITNRDKRAAFDARVSKVEEAIKQAEAEIWRKTDPTAKARAAEVVKQLSDSIENYEKTAAKAQAAGNEKKAKEALESAIARKSWLDEAQKHLAEFN encoded by the coding sequence ATGACCGATATCAATCCAACTGCTCTAGCTCAAACACACTCCACACCAAGTGCTGCATCTGCACTCGTCGGAGACCCTTCAAAATTTGGTCGCGTTGGCGAAGATGGCACAGTATTTGTTCGCACTAGCGATGGCGAGAAGCCTGTTGGTTCATATCCAGGCAAGACCGCTGAAGAAGCGCTCGCCTACTTTGTCCGTAAATTTGAAGCCCTTGCATCTGAAGTGGCTCTAACCGCTGCTCGTATTACAAGCGGTGCCATGGTTCCGCAAGATGCCTACGAAGCTGTGAAGAAGTTGCGCCAGCAAGTACGCGAACTCAACGGTGTTGGCGATCTCGATGCACTTGCTGCATCTGTTGAACAGATTGAACCTCTTATCGAAGGCCACCGCGAGGCATATGAAGCAAAGAAGGCTGCAGAGGCTGTTGCAAAGGCTGCTCGCCGCGAACAGATTCTTGTCGAAAAAGAGAAGATTGTGGTTGAGGCTGAGTCTCTTGCACTCTCTGAGAATTGGAAAGTCACAGGCGATCGCCTAAAGGCTCTCCTTGATGAGTGGAAGGCAGCTCCCCGTCTAGATAAGAAGTCAGATGCTGATTTCTGGAAGCGATTCTCAGCAAGTCGCAATAAGTTTGATAAGCGCCGTCGCACACACTTTGCTCAACTTGAAGCAACTGCAGGCAAAGTCTCTGAAGCGAAGAACGCGATTATCGCTGAGGCTGAAAAGCTTGCAACTTCAACTGATTGGGTAGCAACTGCTCGACGTTACAAGGCATTGATGGATCAATGGAAGGTTGCAGGACGCGGCAAGAAGAGCGATGATGCAAAGCTTTGGGCGCGATTTAAAGCAGCTCAGGATCAATTCTTCACAGCTAAGAATGCTGACCTTGAAAAGCGTGAAGTTTCAATGTCTGCAAATCTCATTAAGCGGGAGGAGCTCATCGTTCAGATCGAAGCTCTCATCCCATTTACTGATGTAAAGCAAGCAAAGAACGCATTCCGCGAATTGATGAACACATGGACAAAGATTGGTATTACGAACCGGGATAAGCGTGCCGCCTTTGATGCTCGCGTTTCCAAGGTAGAGGAAGCCATTAAGCAGGCTGAGGCTGAGATCTGGCGTAAGACAGATCCCACTGCGAAAGCACGTGCTGCAGAAGTTGTGAAGCAACTCTCTGACTCTATTGAGAACTATGAAAAGACTGCAGCAAAAGCTCAAGCTGCTGGCAATGAGAAGAAGGCTAAGGAAGCCCTTGAATCTGCGATTGCCCGTAAGTCATGGCTTGATGAGGCGCAGAAGCACCTCGCTGAATTTAACTAG